A stretch of the Lactuca sativa cultivar Salinas chromosome 9, Lsat_Salinas_v11, whole genome shotgun sequence genome encodes the following:
- the LOC111898283 gene encoding non-specific lipid-transfer protein Lac s 1-like yields MTRMIMKVLCVVVAFMVVSAPYTMAITCDDVVKKLTPCANYLKKGGAVSAACCKGVKGLHAAAKSTPDRKTACVCMKEAYKSNPGIKPENALVLPKKCAVNIPYKISLKTDCSKVK; encoded by the exons ATGACAAGGATGATAATGAAGGTTCTATGCGTTGTGGTGGCTTTCATGGTGGTGTCAGCGCCTTATACAATGGCTATTACTTGTGATGATGTCGTTAAAAAGTTGACCCCATGCGCAAACTACCTGAAGAAAGGTGGTGCAGTGTCAGCGGCATGCTGTAAGGGTGTTAAGGGACTGCATGCCGCGGCTAAATCAACCCCTGATCGGAAGACCGCCTGCGTTTGTATGAAGGAAGCGTATAAGTCAAATCCCGGCATCAAACCAGAGAACGCTCTTGTTCTTCCAAAAAAGTGTGCTGTTAATATTCCTTACAAGATTAGTCTTAAAACCGATTGCTCCAA GGTGAAGTGA